The following coding sequences lie in one Lolium perenne isolate Kyuss_39 chromosome 2, Kyuss_2.0, whole genome shotgun sequence genomic window:
- the LOC127330694 gene encoding uncharacterized protein, which translates to MAMAVGRVGGAVKRLCGAEEERVVGTSKAPGACPCCGGPVVATDVESERRILCLPLCLKNKRKYSCSRCLRRLVTLYS; encoded by the coding sequence ATGGCAATGGCGGTGGGTCGGGTGGGCGGCGCCGTTAAGCGGCTGTGCGGCGCGGAGGAGGAACGGGTGGTTGGCACGAGCAAGGCGCCGGGAGCGTGCCCGTGCTGCGGCGGCCCCGTGGTGGCGACGGACGTGGAGAGCGAGCGGCGCATCCTGTGCCTGCCACTGTGCCTCAAGAACAAGCGAAAGTACTCCTGCTCCAGGTGCCTCCGCCGGCTCGTCACCCTCTACAGCTAG